The following proteins come from a genomic window of Pseudomonas sp. Z8(2022):
- a CDS encoding DUF3142 domain-containing protein has protein sequence MGTATQVLLVGLLLLATALPAQAARVDAGEYQAFWLWAGVTPQPVLAQARTLYVLQGQIDGPRRAGDPPARMQVQNSATPRLSKDIELWVVYRAHTLDWNDDVFALLLSQLQRWQRSGNRVSGVQIDFDAQTLRLDRYAAFLEDLRQRLPRQYGLSITGLLDWAGNADPAALNRLAGVVDEVVMQTYQGRHSIAGYQRYLPSIARLQLPFRVGLIQNGEWQAPDYLEDSPWFRGYVVFLLNPSEPATDIPAARR, from the coding sequence GTGGGCACAGCGACTCAAGTACTACTGGTAGGTCTGCTCCTGCTGGCAACCGCTCTGCCGGCGCAGGCTGCACGCGTCGATGCGGGCGAATATCAGGCGTTCTGGCTGTGGGCCGGCGTCACGCCGCAGCCGGTACTGGCCCAAGCCCGCACCCTGTACGTGCTGCAGGGGCAGATCGACGGCCCGCGCCGCGCCGGCGATCCACCCGCGCGCATGCAGGTGCAGAACTCGGCCACACCCAGGCTGTCGAAGGATATCGAGCTCTGGGTGGTGTATCGCGCGCATACCCTGGACTGGAACGATGATGTATTCGCCCTGCTGCTGAGCCAACTGCAGCGCTGGCAGCGTTCCGGCAACCGGGTCAGCGGCGTGCAGATCGACTTCGATGCACAAACCCTGCGCCTGGACCGTTACGCCGCCTTTCTCGAAGACCTGCGCCAGCGCCTGCCGCGACAGTACGGCCTGAGCATCACCGGACTGCTCGACTGGGCCGGCAATGCCGACCCGGCAGCGCTGAACCGCCTCGCCGGAGTGGTCGACGAAGTGGTGATGCAGACCTACCAGGGCCGCCACAGCATCGCCGGCTACCAACGCTACCTGCCGAGCATCGCGCGCCTGCAGCTGCCGTTTCGCGTGGGCCTGATCCAGAACGGCGAGTGGCAGGCTCCGGATTATCTGGAAGACAGTCCCTGGTTCCGCGGCTATGTGGTATTTCTGCTGAACCCGAGCGAACCCGCAACCGACATCCCGGCCGCCAGACGCTGA
- the ppnN gene encoding nucleotide 5'-monophosphate nucleosidase PpnN, translating to MLKRSTINASVSPKGSLETLSQREVQQLRETGSGCVYRLFRQCALAILNTGSHSDNAKTILEAYPDFEVKIHQQDRGIRLELINAPADAFVDGEMIASTREMLFSALRDIVYTQTELENKRIDLDSSEGITDYVFHLLRNARTLRSGVEPKMVVCWGGHSISTEEYKYTKKVGHELGLRGLDICTGCGPGVMKGPMKGATISHAKQRNLNGRYLGLTEPGIIAAEAPNPIVNELVILPDIEKRLEAFVRVGHGIIIFPGGAGTAEEFLYLLGILTHPDNQDLPFPVILTGPKSAGPYLQQLHDFIGATLGAAAQQRYRMIVNDPTEVAREMARGIKAVHQFRRERNDAFHFNWMLKIDESFQRPFEPTHEAMASLNLTREQPLHQLAANLRRAFSGIVAGNVKENGIRLIEEHGPYEIRGETTIMRPLDRLLQAFVEQHRMKLPGGSAYVPCYRVVD from the coding sequence ATGCTCAAACGCTCCACGATCAACGCCTCCGTCAGCCCCAAGGGCAGCCTGGAGACCCTGTCCCAGCGCGAAGTGCAGCAACTGCGCGAAACCGGCTCGGGTTGCGTCTACCGCCTGTTCCGCCAGTGCGCCCTGGCAATCCTCAACACCGGCTCGCACAGCGACAACGCCAAGACCATTCTCGAGGCCTATCCGGACTTCGAAGTGAAGATTCACCAGCAGGATCGCGGCATCCGCCTGGAGCTGATCAACGCGCCGGCCGATGCCTTCGTCGACGGCGAGATGATCGCCAGCACCCGCGAAATGCTGTTCAGCGCCCTGCGCGACATCGTCTACACGCAGACCGAGCTGGAGAACAAGCGCATCGACCTGGACAGCTCCGAAGGCATTACCGATTACGTCTTCCACCTGCTGCGCAACGCCCGGACCCTGCGCAGCGGTGTCGAACCGAAGATGGTAGTGTGCTGGGGTGGCCACTCGATCAGCACCGAGGAATACAAGTACACCAAGAAGGTCGGCCACGAGCTGGGCCTGCGCGGCCTGGACATCTGCACCGGCTGCGGTCCGGGCGTGATGAAGGGGCCGATGAAGGGCGCCACCATCAGTCATGCCAAGCAGCGCAACCTCAACGGCCGCTACCTGGGTCTGACCGAGCCGGGCATCATCGCTGCCGAGGCGCCGAACCCGATCGTCAACGAGCTGGTGATCCTGCCGGACATCGAGAAGCGCCTGGAGGCCTTCGTCCGTGTCGGCCACGGCATCATCATCTTCCCGGGCGGTGCCGGCACGGCCGAGGAATTCCTCTACCTGCTGGGCATCCTCACCCATCCGGACAACCAGGACCTGCCCTTCCCGGTCATTCTTACCGGGCCGAAGAGCGCCGGCCCCTACCTGCAGCAGCTGCATGACTTCATCGGCGCCACTCTGGGCGCAGCCGCACAGCAGCGCTACCGCATGATCGTCAACGACCCGACCGAAGTCGCCCGCGAAATGGCCCGCGGCATCAAGGCCGTGCACCAGTTCCGCCGCGAGCGCAACGACGCCTTCCACTTCAACTGGATGCTGAAGATCGACGAAAGCTTCCAGCGTCCCTTCGAGCCAACCCACGAAGCCATGGCCAGCCTCAACCTCACCCGCGAGCAACCGCTGCATCAGCTGGCTGCCAACCTGCGCCGCGCCTTTTCCGGCATCGTCGCCGGTAACGTCAAGGAGAACGGCATCCGCCTGATCGAGGAACACGGCCCGTACGAGATCCGTGGCGAAACCACCATCATGCGTCCGCTGGACCGCCTGCTGCAGGCCTTCGTCGAGCAGCACCGGATGAAGCTGCCGGGCGGTAGCGCCTACGTGCCGTGCTATCGGGTTGTGGACTGA
- a CDS encoding DEAD/DEAH box helicase, translating to MSFASLGLSEALVRAVESAGYTQPTPVQQRAIPAVLQGRDLMVAAQTGTGKTGGFALPILERLFPGGHPDREQRHGPKQPRVLVLTPTRELAAQVHDSFKVYARDLKFVSACIFGGVGMNPQVQALAKGVDVLVACPGRLLDLAGQGSVDLSHVEILVLDEADRMLDMGFIHDVKKVLARLPAQRQNLLFSATFSKDITDLAGKLLHNPERIEVTPPNTTVERIEQRVFRLAASHKRALLAHLITQGAWEQVLVFTRTKHGANRLAEYLDKHALPAAAIHGNKSQNARTKALADFKANKVRILVATDIAARGLDIDQLPHVVNFELPNVEEDYVHRIGRTGRAGRSGEAISLVAPDEEKLLKSIERMTKQKIPDGDLMGFDASAVEAERPEVREPRQPRNAGQKKQRAEGGDKPKGERHGSGRKDKDKGKDSGKEHKARPQGQGRRGQAQRNGGHAQPVAAIPALPPDRDPEEFLDDEIDNFGNRVDYVSPIQNKPQGRGRRPGGAPANGAAQGQPRQNGKGPRNNNGGGNGAGKNRRQGSGQAAQGGQGRNGGNRGRGRPAHDGRVTSLDRDELPRAEAAVRNPREKQPIIMHKGSRLDRFPTAEQLDELSNSTRPRGEKPALLTRNRDE from the coding sequence ATGTCCTTTGCCTCCCTCGGTCTCTCCGAGGCTTTAGTCCGTGCGGTCGAATCCGCCGGCTACACCCAACCCACTCCGGTGCAACAGCGGGCCATCCCCGCCGTGTTGCAAGGTCGCGACCTGATGGTGGCGGCCCAGACGGGTACAGGTAAGACGGGCGGTTTCGCCCTGCCGATCCTCGAGCGTCTGTTCCCAGGCGGTCATCCGGATCGCGAGCAACGTCACGGCCCGAAACAACCGCGCGTGCTGGTGCTGACCCCCACTCGCGAACTGGCCGCACAGGTGCATGACAGCTTCAAGGTCTATGCCCGCGACTTGAAATTCGTCAGCGCCTGCATCTTTGGCGGCGTCGGCATGAACCCCCAGGTTCAGGCTCTGGCCAAGGGCGTCGACGTCCTCGTCGCCTGCCCGGGCCGCCTGCTCGACCTGGCTGGCCAGGGCAGCGTCGATCTCTCCCACGTGGAGATTCTGGTGCTGGACGAAGCCGACCGCATGCTCGACATGGGCTTCATCCATGACGTGAAGAAGGTGCTGGCCCGCCTGCCAGCGCAGCGTCAGAACCTGCTGTTCTCGGCGACCTTCTCCAAGGACATCACCGACCTGGCCGGCAAGCTTCTGCACAACCCCGAGCGCATCGAGGTCACGCCACCGAACACCACGGTCGAGCGTATCGAACAACGCGTATTCCGCCTCGCGGCCAGCCACAAGCGCGCCCTGCTCGCCCACCTGATCACTCAGGGTGCCTGGGAGCAGGTGCTGGTGTTCACCCGCACCAAGCACGGCGCCAACCGCCTCGCCGAGTACCTCGACAAGCACGCTCTGCCGGCTGCCGCGATCCACGGCAACAAGAGCCAGAACGCCCGCACCAAGGCCCTGGCCGACTTCAAGGCAAACAAGGTACGCATCCTCGTCGCCACCGATATCGCCGCCCGCGGCCTGGACATCGACCAGCTGCCCCACGTGGTCAACTTCGAGCTGCCCAATGTCGAGGAAGATTACGTTCACCGGATCGGCCGTACCGGTCGCGCCGGCCGTAGCGGCGAAGCCATTTCGCTGGTTGCCCCGGATGAAGAGAAGCTGCTGAAAAGCATCGAGCGCATGACCAAGCAGAAGATCCCTGACGGCGATCTGATGGGCTTCGATGCCAGCGCCGTGGAAGCTGAGCGCCCGGAAGTGCGTGAACCACGCCAGCCGCGCAATGCCGGCCAGAAGAAGCAGAGGGCCGAAGGCGGCGACAAACCCAAGGGTGAGCGCCACGGCAGCGGTCGCAAGGACAAGGACAAGGGCAAGGACAGCGGCAAGGAGCACAAGGCCAGACCGCAAGGTCAGGGCCGTCGTGGCCAGGCACAACGCAACGGAGGCCATGCCCAGCCGGTAGCCGCCATTCCCGCGCTGCCACCGGACCGCGATCCAGAAGAGTTCCTCGACGACGAGATCGACAACTTCGGCAACCGTGTCGACTACGTCAGCCCGATCCAGAACAAGCCTCAGGGCCGCGGCCGTCGCCCCGGTGGTGCTCCAGCCAATGGCGCAGCGCAGGGTCAGCCGCGTCAGAATGGCAAGGGACCGCGCAACAACAACGGCGGCGGCAATGGCGCGGGCAAGAACCGTCGCCAGGGCAGCGGCCAGGCCGCTCAAGGTGGTCAGGGCCGTAACGGCGGCAATCGTGGTCGCGGTCGTCCTGCCCATGATGGTCGCGTCACTTCGCTCGACCGTGACGAGCTGCCGCGTGCCGAGGCGGCCGTGCGCAACCCGCGCGAGAAGCAGCCGATCATCATGCACAAGGGCTCTCGCCTGGATCGCTTCCCCACTGCCGAGCAACTCGACGAGCTGAGCAACAGCACGCGCCCGCGCGGCGAGAAGCCGGCCCTGCTCACGCGCAACCGCGACGAGTAA
- a CDS encoding YceI family protein, with product MLKKALAALVLGSALIGGQAMAADYVIDKQGQHAFVNFKISHLGYSWLYGTFKDFDGKFSFDAANPEASKVSVTLKTASVDTNHAERDKHIRSADFLNASKHDTATFESTSVKSTGEGTADITGNLTLNGVTKPVVIAAKFIGEGKDPWGGYRAGFEGTTTLTLKDFDIKMNLGPASETVELIISVEGIRQ from the coding sequence ATGTTGAAGAAAGCCCTCGCTGCACTGGTTCTGGGCTCCGCTCTGATCGGTGGCCAGGCCATGGCGGCCGACTACGTCATCGACAAGCAAGGCCAGCACGCCTTCGTCAACTTCAAGATCAGCCACCTGGGCTACAGCTGGCTGTACGGCACCTTCAAGGACTTCGACGGCAAATTCAGCTTCGACGCCGCCAACCCCGAGGCGAGCAAGGTCAGCGTGACTCTGAAGACCGCCAGCGTCGACACCAACCATGCCGAGCGTGACAAGCACATTCGCAGCGCCGATTTCCTCAACGCCAGCAAACACGATACCGCGACCTTCGAGTCCACTTCGGTCAAGTCCACTGGCGAAGGCACCGCCGATATCACCGGCAATCTGACCCTCAACGGTGTGACCAAACCGGTGGTCATCGCCGCCAAGTTCATCGGCGAGGGCAAGGACCCGTGGGGCGGCTACCGTGCCGGTTTCGAAGGTACCACCACCCTGACCCTGAAGGATTTCGACATCAAGATGAACCTCGGTCCGGCCTCGGAAACCGTCGAGCTGATCATCTCGGTCGAAGGTATTCGCCAGTAA
- a CDS encoding cytochrome b — MQWRNTSARYGLVSVLLHWLVALAVFALFGLGFWMVGLSYYDPWRQSAPDLHKSIGILLFAAMLLRVLWRLINPAPAALASHGRLTRLASRLGHGVLYLSLFGVMISGYLISTADGRGIEVFGLFSVPATLTAIPQQEDVAGAIHEYLAWGLVIFAILHGLAALKHHFIDRDSTLLRMFGR; from the coding sequence ATGCAATGGCGCAACACCTCTGCTCGTTATGGTCTGGTCAGTGTGCTGCTGCACTGGCTGGTCGCCCTGGCCGTCTTCGCTCTGTTCGGCCTTGGTTTCTGGATGGTAGGGCTCAGCTACTACGACCCGTGGCGCCAGAGCGCGCCCGACCTGCACAAGAGCATCGGTATTCTGCTGTTCGCCGCCATGCTGCTGCGTGTGCTGTGGCGCCTGATCAATCCCGCTCCGGCTGCTCTCGCCAGCCACGGCCGGCTCACTCGCCTGGCCTCCAGGCTGGGACACGGCGTGCTCTATCTCAGTCTGTTCGGCGTGATGATCTCCGGCTATCTGATTTCCACCGCCGATGGCCGTGGCATCGAGGTATTCGGGTTGTTCAGCGTGCCGGCGACCCTGACCGCCATCCCGCAGCAGGAAGATGTCGCCGGGGCCATCCACGAATACCTGGCCTGGGGCCTGGTGATCTTCGCCATCCTGCATGGGCTGGCAGCTCTAAAGCACCATTTCATCGACCGCGACAGCACCCTGCTGCGGATGTTCGGGCGCTGA
- a CDS encoding adenosylmethionine--8-amino-7-oxononanoate transaminase yields the protein MSLNDHWMQRDLDVLWHPCTQMKDHERLPLVAIRKATGVWLEDFDGKRYLDAVSSWWVNVFGHANPRINARIREQLESLEHVMLAGFTHQPVIELSERLVQITPAGLNKVFYADNGSSGIEVALKMSFHYWLNNGQADKKRFVTLSNSYHGETVAAMSVGDVSLFTDTYKALLLDTIKVPSPDCYLRPEGVSWEEHSRAMFAHMEQTLAEHHHEVAAVIVEPLIQGAGGMRMYHPIYLKLLREACDRYGVHLIHDEIAVGFGRTGTMFACEQAGITPDFLVLSKALTGGYLPMAAVLTTNDVYGAFYDDYATLRAFLHSHTYTGNPLACAAALATLDIFRDDGVIERNKALAARMASATAHLADHPHVAEVRQTGMALAVEMVQDKAGKTPYPWQERRGLRVYQHALERGALLRPLGSVVYFLPPYVITPEEIDFLAEVASEGIDIATRESVSVAVDNSHYPDHRDPG from the coding sequence ATGAGCCTGAACGACCACTGGATGCAACGCGACCTCGACGTGTTGTGGCACCCCTGCACCCAGATGAAGGATCACGAACGCCTGCCCCTGGTAGCGATTCGCAAGGCCACCGGTGTCTGGCTGGAAGACTTCGACGGTAAACGCTACCTGGATGCAGTCAGCTCCTGGTGGGTGAATGTCTTCGGCCACGCCAACCCGCGCATCAATGCGCGCATCCGCGAGCAGCTGGAAAGCCTGGAACACGTGATGCTCGCCGGCTTCACCCACCAGCCGGTGATCGAGCTGTCCGAACGCCTGGTACAGATCACCCCGGCCGGGCTGAACAAGGTGTTCTATGCAGACAACGGCTCCTCGGGCATCGAGGTGGCGCTGAAGATGAGCTTCCACTACTGGCTCAACAACGGCCAGGCCGACAAGAAGCGCTTCGTCACCCTGAGCAACAGCTACCACGGCGAAACCGTGGCGGCGATGTCGGTAGGCGACGTGTCGCTGTTCACCGACACCTACAAGGCACTGCTGCTCGACACCATCAAGGTGCCGAGCCCGGACTGCTACCTGCGCCCCGAGGGCGTGAGCTGGGAGGAGCATTCGCGCGCCATGTTCGCGCACATGGAGCAGACGCTGGCCGAGCACCACCACGAAGTCGCTGCGGTGATCGTCGAGCCACTGATTCAGGGCGCCGGCGGCATGCGCATGTACCACCCGATCTATCTGAAACTGCTGCGTGAAGCCTGCGACCGCTACGGCGTACACCTGATCCACGACGAGATCGCCGTCGGCTTTGGCCGCACCGGCACCATGTTCGCCTGCGAGCAGGCCGGCATCACCCCGGACTTCCTGGTGCTGTCCAAGGCCCTCACCGGCGGCTACCTGCCGATGGCCGCAGTGCTGACCACCAACGACGTCTATGGCGCCTTCTACGACGACTACGCCACCCTGCGCGCCTTCCTCCACTCGCACACCTACACCGGAAACCCGCTGGCCTGTGCCGCCGCGCTGGCAACCCTGGACATCTTCCGCGATGACGGCGTGATCGAGCGCAACAAGGCCCTGGCGGCACGTATGGCCAGCGCCACTGCGCACCTGGCCGATCACCCGCACGTCGCCGAAGTGCGCCAGACCGGCATGGCCCTGGCGGTCGAGATGGTGCAGGACAAGGCCGGCAAAACGCCCTACCCCTGGCAGGAGCGGCGCGGCCTGCGCGTCTACCAGCACGCGCTGGAGCGCGGCGCGCTGCTGCGTCCGCTGGGCAGCGTGGTGTACTTCCTGCCGCCGTATGTAATCACCCCCGAGGAGATCGATTTCCTCGCCGAGGTGGCCAGCGAAGGCATCGATATCGCCACCCGCGAATCGGTCAGCGTGGCGGTGGATAACAGCCACTATCCGGATCATCGCGATCCGGGCTGA
- a CDS encoding 16S rRNA (uracil(1498)-N(3))-methyltransferase has protein sequence MRLSRFFIDAPLSLGQHELPEAQAHYIGRVLRHAVGDAVQLFDGSGREYLGELIEVGKKSVRVELRECIAGLAESPLRIHLGQGLSRGERMDWAIQKATELGVAEITPIVSARCEVRLKDERADKRMAHWRQVAISACEQCGRSVLPVIHAPLELDAWLQQIEADLKLVLHPVAEPWVSHTPPRSLAFLIGPEGGLSDAEVDQARGAGFESARLGPRVLRTETAPVVALSVAQQLWGDL, from the coding sequence ATGCGCCTGTCCCGCTTCTTCATCGATGCCCCACTCTCTCTCGGTCAGCATGAGCTGCCCGAGGCCCAGGCCCATTACATCGGCCGCGTACTGCGCCATGCGGTGGGCGATGCCGTGCAGCTGTTCGACGGCAGTGGCCGGGAATACCTGGGCGAGCTGATCGAGGTGGGCAAGAAAAGCGTGCGCGTCGAGCTGCGCGAATGCATCGCTGGTCTGGCGGAGTCGCCGCTGCGCATCCATCTGGGCCAGGGACTGTCACGCGGCGAGCGCATGGACTGGGCGATCCAGAAAGCCACCGAGCTTGGCGTAGCGGAGATCACACCGATTGTCTCGGCGCGCTGCGAAGTACGCCTGAAAGACGAACGCGCCGACAAGCGCATGGCCCACTGGCGCCAGGTGGCGATCAGCGCCTGCGAGCAATGTGGCCGTTCGGTGCTGCCGGTGATCCATGCGCCGCTGGAGCTGGACGCCTGGCTGCAACAGATCGAAGCCGACCTGAAGCTGGTTCTCCATCCCGTCGCCGAGCCCTGGGTCAGCCACACCCCGCCACGCTCTCTGGCCTTTCTGATCGGCCCGGAAGGCGGTTTGAGCGATGCAGAAGTCGATCAGGCCAGGGGAGCCGGCTTCGAATCCGCCCGCCTGGGCCCGCGCGTTTTACGCACTGAAACGGCCCCGGTGGTGGCCCTGAGTGTCGCTCAGCAGCTCTGGGGCGACCTCTAA
- a CDS encoding alanine/glycine:cation symporter family protein: MNELVSTLNGLVWSPALIFLCLGVGLYFSVRGRFLQVRHFKEMIRLMFIGKTDEHGITSFQALTMTLAGRVGTGNIAGVATAITFGGPGAVFWMWMVAFLGASSAFVESTLGQVYKEKLNGEYRGGPAFYIERGLGMKWYAILFAIVTVFACGLLLPGVQANSIASSVQTAMGIDPNTTAAVLAIMLGLIIFGGVKRIARFAEFVVPFMALGYIMVACVIVLLNIDKLPEVISLIVRSAFGLDAGFGAILGWAIMWGVKRGVYSNEAGQGTGPHASSAAAVSHPVKQGLVQGFSVYIDTLLVCSATAFMLLITGQYNVQAPDGSALFTGVAGVAAGPGYVQTAMENIMPGFGNIFVAMALFFFAFTTIVAYYYIAETNIAYINRKVNRPWMTLLLKAGIIVATVYGTVKTADLAWGLGDLGVGLMAWLNIIAILLMHKVAYKCLKDYEQQLDEGKDPVFHPEKLGITNADYWSGHTSEDNLSAEKAQAQQPQR; this comes from the coding sequence ATGAACGAACTGGTCTCGACCTTAAATGGTCTGGTCTGGAGCCCGGCGCTGATCTTTTTATGTCTCGGCGTTGGTCTCTACTTCTCTGTGCGCGGCCGCTTCCTCCAGGTTCGCCACTTCAAGGAAATGATTCGCCTGATGTTCATCGGTAAAACCGATGAACATGGCATCACCTCTTTCCAGGCTCTGACCATGACCCTCGCCGGTCGCGTCGGTACCGGCAACATCGCCGGTGTAGCCACCGCGATCACCTTCGGTGGTCCGGGCGCCGTATTCTGGATGTGGATGGTGGCCTTCCTCGGCGCCAGCTCGGCGTTCGTCGAATCCACACTCGGCCAGGTGTACAAGGAAAAGCTCAACGGTGAATACCGTGGTGGCCCGGCCTTCTATATCGAACGTGGCCTGGGGATGAAGTGGTACGCCATTTTGTTCGCCATCGTCACCGTGTTCGCCTGCGGCCTGCTGCTGCCGGGCGTACAGGCCAACTCCATCGCCTCCAGCGTACAGACCGCGATGGGCATCGACCCGAACACTACCGCCGCAGTTCTGGCCATCATGCTGGGCCTGATCATCTTCGGCGGCGTGAAGCGTATCGCTCGTTTCGCCGAGTTCGTCGTACCGTTCATGGCGCTGGGCTACATCATGGTGGCCTGCGTTATCGTCCTGCTGAACATTGATAAGCTGCCGGAAGTCATCTCGCTGATTGTGCGCAGTGCCTTCGGCCTGGACGCCGGCTTCGGCGCCATCCTCGGCTGGGCGATCATGTGGGGCGTCAAACGCGGCGTGTACTCCAACGAGGCCGGCCAAGGTACCGGCCCGCACGCCTCCTCGGCAGCTGCTGTGAGCCACCCGGTCAAACAGGGTTTGGTACAGGGCTTCTCGGTGTACATCGACACCCTGCTCGTCTGCTCCGCCACCGCCTTCATGCTGCTGATCACCGGTCAGTACAACGTCCAGGCGCCTGATGGCAGCGCCCTGTTCACTGGCGTCGCCGGCGTCGCTGCGGGTCCGGGATACGTGCAGACCGCAATGGAGAACATCATGCCCGGCTTCGGCAACATCTTCGTCGCCATGGCCCTGTTCTTCTTCGCCTTCACCACCATCGTGGCGTACTACTATATCGCCGAGACCAACATTGCCTACATCAACCGCAAGGTCAATCGTCCCTGGATGACCCTATTGCTGAAGGCCGGCATCATCGTGGCGACCGTCTACGGCACCGTGAAAACCGCGGACCTGGCCTGGGGCCTCGGTGACCTCGGCGTTGGCCTGATGGCCTGGCTGAACATTATCGCCATCCTGCTCATGCACAAGGTTGCCTACAAGTGCCTGAAGGACTACGAGCAACAACTGGACGAAGGCAAGGACCCGGTCTTCCACCCGGAGAAGCTCGGCATCACCAATGCCGACTACTGGAGCGGCCATACCTCCGAAGACAACCTGTCTGCAGAGAAGGCCCAAGCGCAGCAACCGCAGCGCTGA
- a CDS encoding chemotaxis protein CheW — protein MSQAVAIQNSTTGLTGLLVPLADRTLLLPNVAVAELIPYRAPQVSESMPEWFLGQIAWRDLRLPLLSFEAASGGQAQVASGARVAVINALGGRPKVKFIALLVQGIPRSLKVGSDLPAADVELAPLELGAARVGDDVVRIPDLAALEQLLADAGLI, from the coding sequence ATGAGCCAAGCCGTCGCCATCCAGAACAGCACCACCGGTCTTACCGGTTTGCTGGTGCCTCTGGCCGACCGCACCCTGCTGCTGCCCAACGTGGCGGTGGCGGAGCTGATTCCCTATCGCGCCCCGCAGGTCAGCGAAAGCATGCCCGAGTGGTTTCTCGGCCAGATCGCCTGGCGTGATTTGCGCTTGCCGCTGCTTTCCTTCGAGGCTGCCAGCGGTGGTCAGGCGCAGGTCGCCAGCGGCGCCCGCGTGGCGGTGATCAACGCCCTCGGTGGCCGGCCCAAGGTCAAGTTCATCGCCCTGCTGGTGCAGGGCATTCCACGTTCGCTGAAGGTTGGCAGCGATCTGCCGGCGGCCGACGTCGAACTGGCGCCGCTGGAGCTGGGCGCAGCGCGCGTTGGTGACGACGTGGTGCGTATTCCGGATCTGGCGGCGCTGGAACAACTGCTCGCCGATGCCGGCCTGATCTGA